TACAAGGAGCGACTGACCCCGTGATCCCGCCTTTCGTCGATTTGTCTCCGACGATGCAGCATAAGCCGTACAACTCCCCCGGTCCAGCTTTGCTGGGACGCGCAGCGGCAGCGGTCAAGGTGGACGGTGAGGAAGTCCGCCTTATGAAGGACCTCACCATGACAGTGGAACAACTCCAGGATCGCCGTGCGTTGCTAGCCCGCATTGATGCTTTCCGCACAGCCCAAGAGCGGACAGGGGGATTGCCCGTTGATACTTATCACGAGCGGGCGTTCGATGTGCTGACATCGCCGAAATTGGTGCAAGCCCTTGATGTCAGCCGGGAACCCCTGCATGTACGGGAACGCTATGGCAAAGGATCGCCCCGCCATCTAGGAGACGGCGGACCCATGTGGAACGAGCAATTGCTCATGGCCCGGCGGTTGGTGGAAGCCGGATGCCGAGTGGTTACCGTGGCCTATGGTTTCTGGGACACACATGGTGGCAACTTCCGCTATCTCAAGCAGCATCTGCCCTTATTCGACCGCGGTATTTCCGCCCTGATCGAAGACATATATGCCCGTGGATTGGACCGGGATGTGACGATCTGCGTTTCGACCGAGTTTGGCCGAACGCCCAAGATCAACAAGGATGCCGGCCGCGACCATTGGGCCAGAGTGAACTGCGCATTGCTGGCGGGGGGTGGTATGCGCACGGGTCAAGTGATTGGCAGCACCGACAGTGCCGCTGCTGAAGCGAAAGACGATCCGATTCCCTACCCCAACATTCTTGCCACCATTTATCGGAACTTGGGCATTGATCCGCACGGCATGGTCTATGATGTCAGCAACCGGCCTACCCCGATTTTGCCGAGTGTTTATGCACCAATCGAGAAGGTGTATTGAGCAATTCCCGCTCCAAAACGGACTGCGTCCCAGGAGGCAGGTACGACTCGGCGACAATTTCTTGGGGCTGGCCGCTTAGAAAGCGCTAGGATCGTAGTGAACCGGGACATCGATCATATTTGCCCTGGGAAAGTGCCTTCCGCCCAAACCCAGGTCAGGGAGACTTGGGTTGAACCTGCGGGGGCATAAGTTTTCACCGGAAAGAGTGTTGGGGAGTAGGGAAAGCCCCACTACGGACATCATGGCAGAAAGTTTCGATCGCGGCTTTGATCGTGTTACCCAAGTCGGCATAGCGTTTGACGAATTTGGGTTGAAAATCAGGGTACAATCCCAGCAAATCGTGGAAGACGAGGACCTGGCCATCGCATTGGGATCCTGCTCCGATGCCAATCGTTGGGACAGGAATAGCGGCTGTGATTTCAGCAGCGAGAGCGGCGGGGATACTTTCCAGAACGACGGCAAAGACGCCTGCCTCAACGATGGCTTGAGCATCCGCTAAGAGTGCGTCCCGATCACGCTGGACGCGAAAGCCCCCCAACTGATGGACGGACTGCGGTGTCAGCCCCACATGACCCATCACAGGAATACCGGCTTGCACACAGGCGCGGATCATAGGTGCTGTGCGGACGCCGCCTTCCAGCTTCACAGCCTGAGCACCGCTGGACTTGAGGAGTTTGCCGGCACTTCGCACGGCTTGGGCTGGGCTGATCTGATAGCTGAGAAAGGGAAGATCAGCGATGACCAATGCTTGACGAACCCCCCGCATCACACAGCGAGTATGATAAATCATCTGCCCGAGAGTAACGGGTAGCGCCGTGGAGTGGCCTTGCACCACCATGCCCAATGAGTCGCCCACTAAAATGGCGTCTACCCCTGCCGCATCGCACCAGTAGGCGGAGGTATAATCATAAGCCGTGACGACTACTAGTTTACGCCCTTGTCCTTTGGCTGCGCGGAAGTCCGGAACGGTGACTGGACGAGAGGTAAGAGGGGAACTCATAGCAGTCCGGGCCTCGAAAATGGAAATAACTTGTTGTCATTGTACCGATTCATGGGAGAAGCGAGGCAGAGTGGGAGCATGTGATAGAATACCATAGGAACAAAATGACCAATCACCGCAGCGAGCCACCGTTATGGCTTCCTCTCTTGTTACCCGATCAGAGACTCGGATAGAGGCAGACGAAGGCCGATCTCATGATCCTGCGGCGCGGCGTGCTATCGTCCTGTACGATGGCCAATGTCCCCTTTGCCGGGCGACGGTCCGGTTGTTGCAGCGTCTCGACTGGTTACGACAGCTACACTTTCAGGATTGCCGCCGGGTAGATGAATGGCCGCCTGCCCCTGTGCCTCTCTCCCTCGATCGCCTCCTCGAAGAGATGCATGTGATTACTCCGGATCGACGGCGTGTTTATGCGGGATACCGTGCCTTTCGTTGGATCGCCTGGCGACTGCCCTTGCTCATACCTTGGGCGCCGTGGCTATACCTTCCCGGTGTCCCCTGGGTAGGTCAGCGCCTGTATCGATGGGTGGCTCGACATCGTTACCAACTCGTTCCTTGCCATAACGGGATGTGCCAAGTGGTTCCCCCTCAATCATCACCTCCATCCTGAGTGGATGTTTGCTATTCACGACCTGTGGAGAGTAAGCTGGTTATAGGTTGGTATAGGGGTTTGGTTAGGCTACCCTGCAAATAGGAAGGGAAAAGTCTCCAATGGAGTCAGTTGATCTTTGAGAAGGCGGACACATGGCAGAGCTGGAGTTGCTGGGGAGCCAGAAACATGTCAGAGCCGGAGGATACAAGGGGAGGGCAAGCGGGGGATCAAGGCAAATTTGCGTGGCGGGCCTTTTTTCAGCAGACGACACGACCGTTGTTCGTGCTCGGCTCCTCGCGGCGCATCCGTTTTGTGAATGCAGCATGGGAAGAGCTGACGGGCCAGAAGGCAGAAGCAGTCCGCGGTTTGGTATGTAGCCGCCGGCGACATAGTACAGCTCTGGCCGCAGCTTTGGCCCCGACTCCTGAAGCTTTAGCAGGTCGGCCAGACCGTGTCCGCCGTCCGGCTCCCCACGCTCGACCGGGCACGCAATGGTGGGACATTCATTTTCTGCCCCTCCCTTCTGCCCAGGGCCTCTACGGCTGGCTGGGGTCCATTGAGGTCATCGGGGAAAAAGCAACGGGAGCAACCCGCAAACTTCCGGCTTTCCTGGCTGAGATCCGAGCGCGGCACGCTGACGCCTTCCGTTGGGAGGGACTGGAGGGAGACGAAACACGCCTCCAGCTTTGGGTGTCGCAATTGCGGCATGCCGCGGCAGTCGAGGCTCCGTTGTGGCTGGTGGGACCGGCGGGGAGCGGAAAGGAAACCACCGCTCGGATCGTCCATTCCTACAGCCCTCGGCGTTTGGCTGCATTTGTGGCTCTAGACTGTGCGGGCTTGCAACCTTACTTGGTGGAAGCTCTCCTGTTCGCTCCTGGAAATGTCCTAGAGGGAGGACACGCTGGGACGATTTACCTGAAATCCCCTCAGTTATTGCCCCGCGATTTACAGCAACAGATTGCTGAACTGGCCCAGAATCTCGCGGGGTCTGTCCGTTGGATGGTCGGCACTGACCGTCCTGCCCTGGAGCTTACAACCGCAGGACTAATTCTGCCGGAACTGGCAACCACCCTAGCTATACTCGAAATCCATATTCCCCCACTCTCGGTTCGCTGGCCTTGCTTGAGCCATTGGCTGCAAAGCTGGTGTGCACGCTCTCATGTGAGTGAGGAAGTGGTGGAACTGTTGCAGGCGTGGCCTTGGCAGCGCGGATTGCGGGAATTACGTCAGGTCCTTGAGCAAGCGCATCTCCGCGCGCAAGACCAACCTCTTCAACGAGAGCATCTTCCTTTAGCTTTGCGCTTGCATGCTGAACATGCTCCCGTTGTCCAGCAGCCGATTCCCTTGCCCTCCTTGGATACGATCCTGCAAGCTGTTGAGAGACAGTTGATTGAATTGGCATTGCGCCAATGCCGCTACAATCAGACCGCGGCTGCGGAACGCTTGGGCATTCCCCGCAATCGCCTCCTGCGGCGGATCGAAGCCCTAGGCTTATCAGTGCCGCCTGAGACTCCGAAGTCATAGTTATTGTTATTTCGGGGCGGCAGGATACTCCCTTGTACGATGTGGAATCCCAGATGATGCGGACAGGGTAACAGCCGAACGAATACGGGCCTTCGAGGGGAGGCTTGGCTATCATGCGTCTGCCTCGGATCATGGTGTGGGAATCAGATGGCTGGATGGCCCGGCAACTGCGCGAACTGGCCGCAGAGAACCGCTGGTTGCTTCGTTCCGTTCGTTCTGCCCGACGGTTACGCCAGGTATTGAATGCCGGCGGAGTTTGCGGTGTGTGCTTGCTCCAATTCGAGCCATGGTCGGAACGACGTGAACCGATCGAACTATTGGCCGAGATGCACCTTCGTTGGCCGGATGTGGCGGTGGTCGCTGTGTCGGATGTCAAGCTTCCGGAAGCTGAACGCGCCGCCTGGACAGCCGCCTTGTTCGATTTGGGAGCACGCTATGTCCTCTTTCCACCGCTGACAAAGCCAGTCTTGGAGGATGTGGTCAGTGGACTGATGCTGGCTACCCTACGGCGCGTGATCGGAGAGGAGGAAGCGTCCCAAATAACCCGACCGGCCCGTTCCGAACTAGTAGCTCAAGATCGTTCAGCAATTGTACCGTCGCCGAAGAAAAACGAAATCATCGATCTGGCCCAGGAAGAGGATGAGGTATGACTCCTCACCTGATCCCGGCGTGGGAGTTGCCTGTGTTGGATCTCCGGCGGTGTAACGCGTGTGGCTTGTGCGTGATAGTCTGCCCCACTCAATGCCTGCGCGGCAGTCGCCTAGGACCGTGGTTGATCCGACCGCTGGATTGTCTCGCCTGCGCAGCCTGCGTTGTAGTGTGTCCGAAGAATGCTCTGCAAATGGTTAATCTCTCTGATGTCGAGGAACCTTTACCTTAGAGATGAGACCAGCGGAAACCACTTTTTTCCATCCTTGGCCGACTGGCAGAACCGGCGAGTTTTTTCTATCCTGCACCATTGCCATCTGAGGGAACAGCGGCTAGTTCCATCCTTGCCTTGCATTGCTGGAGTGGTTCTGCCCCCCGTATACCTTCTCTATCCCTAGATTTACGAGGTTATGCCATGCGTACACACCGTGGGTTCACCGGCCTGATTCTGGCTGGATTGGTGCTGGGTTGGGCTGTTATCTTCGGCTCCACCACCTTGACAGCGCAGGGTTCCCCCAGCTTCACCCCTCAGGACAAAAAACAAGAGGGCAAGACAGGCGATAAGAAAACGGAAGTAAAGAAGGTCAAATCGAAAATCATCGTCAAGGTGCCCGATGAGGATGCTGAACTGAAGATCGAAGGAAAATTGACCAAACCGACAGGATTGGTCCGCGAGTTTGTAACGCCAGAAATTGAGGAAGGCAAAGCGTATATCTACGAGTTTACAGTCATCTGGCGGCCCAATAACTACACAGAGCTGACCCGCACGAAGGTGGTCAATTTTAAGGGTGGGGACCTCATTCAGGTGGATTTGAGCAAGCCGGATCCCAACAATCCGGATAAAGCCAAAGTGCGTTGGGTTCCTACACCCGATGACATTGTGGCAGAGATGGTCAAACTCGCGGGGGTTAAGAAGGGAGACGTTGTGTATGAGCCAGGGCCAGGGGATGGGCGCGTTCTCATCGCCTGTGTCAAGAGCGGTGCCGATAAGGCCGTTGGCATTGAATTGGATCCGAAAAAGGCCGAGGAAGCGCGAGCCAATGCCAAAAAGGCAGGTGTAGAAGACAAAGTGGAAATCCGTGTCGGCGATGCCCTGCAAGTCAAAGACTACGGCAATGCCACGGTCATCATGTTGTATATGGGCGATGAGTTCAATAATCTGTTACGCCCCCTCTTGGAAAAACAACTCAAGCCGGGCACGCGGATTGTTTCCCACCGCTTTACGATGGGAGATTGGAAACCGGATAAGACCATCACTGTCATGGGACAGGATGGCGATGAGTATGTCCTTCACCTATGGATCGTCAAGAAACCGCAAGAAACGCCTCCTCCCGAAAACAAAAAATAGTAGCCAGGCGTATAAAAAGCCCCATCTCCCCCACAAGGGCGGGTTGGTGAAAGTTTTGCTGGGATCTGGCAATAACTCTCCCTGGACGACACTGCTCCAAATCTGAGAGCTGGTATAATAGGTGGCAGGGGGGAGCGAGGAGCTTCCCCCGTGCTGTTTTTTGCAGAAAGGTCAAAATTTCCAGCACTCTTCACCGCGGGGAATACTCCCTCCACATCATGAGTACCAATGACCTAGCAACTCGCATTCTTCAGGTAATTACGGCGGCCAATTATACTCCGCTCAAAGCCAAGGCTCTTTTTTCCCGCTTGAAGTTGGGAGGTGAGGCGTATGCCGCATTTCGCAAGACGCTCAAGCGGCTGGTCCAAACAGGCCAGGTGGTAATAGGCCGCGGGCATACCATCCGTCCGGCAGAGCCGTTTGCAACCGTGGTGGGGATTTATCGCCGCGTCCCGACGGGTCATGGTTATGTACGCCCTCACGCTGTGGATGGTACGCCCCAAGCTGCCGACATTTTCATCCGTGCGGATCGCGCTTTGGATGCTGCCACAGGCGACGAGGTTCTGGTGCGTGTCCTGCGGCCAGCCAGCAAGACACGCGATGCCTCCGGAGAAATTGTTCAGGTCCTGGAACGGGCCACACGGACTTTTGTCGGTACTTACTTCGAGCGGGAAGGGCAAGGGTTCGTGCGGGTCGATGGCAATGTCTTTACGCATAGCGTATCCGTCGGGGATGCTGGAGCCAAAGGAGCCAAAGCTGGCGATAAGGTCGTGGTAGAAATGCTCCGTTTTCCCACACCGGAAGAGCGCGGGGAAGGGGTCATCACGGAGGTCCTGGGTCCTTTACATCAGCCCGGTGTGGATACGCTGACAGTGATCCGGGCGTTTGGGTTGCCCGACACCTTTCCAGCCGAGGTGCTGGCGGAAGCCCGGCAAGTCGCCTCGCAGTTCGAGGATATGCCATTGCAGGGCCGTGAGGACTTCACCCACGAGCTGGTGGTCACTATTGACCCCCCTGATGCCAAGGACTTTGACGATGCTGTTAGTGTCAGTGTGGATCCAAAGAGCCGGCATTGGATACTGTCCGTGCACATCGCAGATGTCGGGGCCTTTGTCAAAGCAGGAGGTGCCCTGGATCAGGAAGCCCGGCGGCGAGGAACCAGCGTTTACCTTCCCCAAAAAGTCCTGCCTATGTTTCCGGAAGTCTTGTCCAACGGCTTGGCCTCATTACAGGAAGGGAAAGTCCGGTGGGTCAAGACGGTGCGCTTGGAGTACACCCCTCACTTGCAGAAAGGAAGTGTGACGTTTCACAATGCGGTAATCCGCAATCGCCGCCGGTTTACTTACGATCAAGTCCAAGCGGTCCTGGACGAATTGGAGCGGCGCGAACAGGCAGGCTGGCCACCGGCGCGAGTGATTGCAGAACCGGTGGGCCAAGTCGAGGTGGAGTTGGTGGCTTTGATCCGCCGCATGCGAGACTTGGCTCGCTTACTGCGGAAAAAGCGGCTGCGCCGGGGAGCGCTGGAGCTGGAAATGCCGGAGACTGTGCTGGAATACGATGATCAGGGACGAATCTGTGGCGCTCACTACGCTACCCACACCTTCAGCCACCGGATCATCGAGGAGTTCATGTTGGCGGCGAACGAGGCAGTGGCCGAGCATCTGACGGCCCATGGGGTGCTCTTCTTGCGCCGGGTTCACCCTCCGCCACAAGAGGATAAATTGGCGGCATTCGCCCAATTCGCCGCCTTGCTTGGTTATCCCCTCCGCCGGCCCCAGGATCGCTTCGAGTTGCAACGGGTCCTGCAAGAAACCGCCGACAAGCCGGAACGTGCCGCCTTGCACTATGCCCTCCTCCGCAGCCTCAAACAAGCGGTTTATTCCCCCATTGCCGAGGAACATTACGCCTTGGCCCTCCGTCACTATTGCCACTTCACCTCGCCCATCCGCCGTTACCCGGATTTGCAAGTCCATCGTCAGCTCGACCGCTTGCTCCGCCGCAAGAAACCTGTGGCACAAAAGGATGAACTGATCGCCCTCGGTGATCATTGCTCCAAAATGGAGCGCCGAGCTGAGTTGGCGGAGCGAGAACTTGTCAAGCTCAAGGTGCTGACCTATCTCAGCGAACGGATCGGCGAACGCTTTGACGCCGTCATTACTGGGGTGGCCGATTACGGCTTCTATGCCCAGGCAGAAAAATTCCCTGCCGAAGGGTTGGTGCACATCTCCTCGCTGGTGGACGACTACTACTGGTACGATGCCGACAGCTACACTTTGCAGGGGCAGCGTACCGGCCGCCGCTTTCGATTGGGAGATCGCGTCCGTGTCGAAGTGGCCCGCGTGGACTTGGTCCGGCGACTGTTGGATTTCCGCTTGGCCGGCGATTTGGACGAATCACCCCGGAAAGCCTCTCATCGAAAATGGCCGCGCTTGGGGCGATCGCCCCGCCATTTCCGCAGAGGGGACGATGAACAGGATTGATCTTGGCCCTCCCCAAGTGTCCAGTCTTCGGAGGCTGAACTATCCCGCAGTGGTGATTGTCAACCGGTTGGCTACCGCCGCGGATTTGCGACCGCGGAATGGGGCCACAACGAAGAAAACAACCCAGCATCTCTCCATTGTGGCAACGCAACCTTGGATTTGCTCAGGAATGGAACAATCAATGGAACAATCCGTAGCAAAACCGGACCCAATTCAGAACCAGGCATTCGAGCCAAACCGCAACTTCCCGGCTTCTTCACACAATTTCACCGTTGCACCGCTGGACGCTGGCAGCGGCAGTGCTTACGATAAAAACAAACGGTTGCAGAGGGCGTGGCCCCGGCTGAATCGGTCAGTCGGCGGCCACATCTAATTTTCGGAGGACTGCTTGCTCAGTCTACGCGCTTCTGCAGCCCAATAACACTCCCCTTCTATCCAGCAAGGGGAGGGGATTTTCTGTCTTTTGAGGAACCGGTGCACGAACTGGTCGCATAACGATGCTGAAACTTGACAAAGTACGCAACATTGGCATCATGGCTCACGTGGACGCAGGGAAAACTACGACCACGGAGCGCATTCTGTATTACAGCGGAACCAAGCATAAGGTTGGCGATGTCGATACAGGGGATACCACCACCGACTTCGATCCGCTGGAGAAGCAGAAAGGGATCACGATCAATTCGGCGGCTGTTTCCGTGGAGTGGGGTGATCACACCATCAATATCATCGATACTCCCGGTCACGTTGATTTTACCGCAGAAGTGGAGCGTTCCCTGCGCGTCCTCGATGGAGCGGTCGGTGTATTCTGCGCTGTGGGGGGCGTGGAGGTTCAGTCGGAGACGGTCTGGCGGCAGGCCAACAAATATAAAGTGCCCCGGATTGCCTACGTCAACAAGCTGGATCGGATGGGGGCGGACTTCTGGGGATGTGTGCGCCAAATCGAAGAGAAGCTGCTCACCAAGCCTGCCGTGGTCACCATTCCGGCGGGTCAGGATTCCGCCTTCGAGGGGTTGATTGATCTGATCGAAATGAAGTTCATCACGCGCGACGAAAACGACGTCACGAAGCGCAACTTCTTTGTCCACCCCATACCGGACAAGTATCGAGCCGAGGCAGAAAAAGCCCGCGAGCAACTGCTCGATGTCGTCTCGGCGGCCTGTGACGAAATCACCGAGTTGGTTCTGGAGGGTAAGCCCGTACCCGCCGAATTGATCCGTAAAGCATTACGGCGGGGTACTCTCAGCGGCCAGTTTACTCCTATCCACTGCGGTTCGTCCAAGCTCTTCCAAGGCGTGCAGCAATTGCTGGACTTGATCGTCGATTGTTTGCCCAGTCCCGTGGATCGTCCTCCGGTGGAAGGGATCAATCCAAAGACCAAGGAAGTGGAATATCGCCGTCCGGATGCCTCGGAGCCATTTACGGCGCTGGCCTTCAAAACGGTCGCGGAGTCCACGGGCGACCTCGTTTATATTCGGATTTATTCCGGTGAGATGAAACCGGGTGCTACCTACCTGAATACCACCTTGAACAAATCCGAACGGGTGGTCCGCTTCTATCGCATGATGGGAGATAAACGGATCGAGCTGGAATCGGCAGGGCCGGGAGATATTGTCGCCGCGATTGGTCTAAAACAAACGGCGACGGGGCATACCCTCTGCGATCCCGAGTCACCAATTGCCTTGGAATCGATCACCTTCCCCAAGCCGGTGGTGTCTGCCGCTTTGTCCTTCGCGCGGACCTTAGACAGCGGCAAGGTGGGCGAAGCCCTGTCCCGTTTGGTGCGCGATGATCCGACCCTCAAGGCCCATACCGATGAGGAAACGAAAGAAACCATTCTCAGCGGCATGGGGGAATTGCACCTGGAAATCAGTCTGGAGAAACTGCGTCGTTCTCTGAACTTGCCGCAGGGAGACCCCCAAGTGCAGTTGGGTAAGCCCCGTGTGGCCTATCGCCAGACCTTCGCCAAGGAGGTCGATCTGGAGTACCGCTACATCAAACAGACGGGTGGGCGCGGGAAGTATGCTGTCATCAATGTACGGTATAAGCCCCTCTCGGCGGAGGATATTGCAGACCGCATTCGGGAGATCGAGCAACGGAATGATCCGAAAATCAAACCCGACCCCAACAATATCTACTTCGTTAATTCCATCACTCAAGGGGTGATTCCGAAGGAATATATTCCTTCGGTGGAGGAAGGACTCCGTGATGCCGCCAAGCGGGGATACAAGTACCCCTTCCCCTTTGTGGACCTGGAATTTGAGCTGCACTTCGGTAAGTACCATCCTGTGGATTCGTCGCAGGATGCCTTCTATCTGTGCGCTCTAGAGGCCTTCCGGGACGCCGAGGAAAAGGCCGGCATTGTATTGCTGGAGCCGATCATGAAGGTGGTCGTGGTTTGCCCCAAGCAATATCAGGGTGCTATCAGCGGTGACATCAGCCGCCGCCGGGGTATGATCGAGGAAACCAGCGAAGACAAGGGAATCGCTCAGGTGGTTGCCAAGATTCCCTTAGCCAACCTGTTTGGGTATACTAATGATTTGCGGGGTGCCACGGGTGGTACAGCGAGCTTCTCGATGGAATTCAGCCATTATGCCCCGGTACCGATCGAGCTGGCGGACCTGCCCAAGAAGGATGACAAAAAGAAGTAAGTCCGAAGGGGAGGGATCCTGTCAGACGGCCAAGAATACCTACCTGGTGTGCGTGAAAGGGGAGGTAAGGTTCGGAAAGACCGGCTTGCTCAAACTGGCTGTCCTTAGATGAGTCCCAAGAGGAGGGTATTCATCCCAAACTATTTGAGAGATTGATGGCGGTTTCGGAACCGTTGGGTAAGTTTGCAAGCGATAGGAAGATACGACAGGAGTGCGAATATGAAGAAGGGAATTCATCCCCAGAATTATCGGCCCGTGGTCTTTCAGGATGCCTCGGCCAACTTCGCCTTTCTGACTCGGTCGTGCGTCGAGACCGAGGAAACGATTGTTTGGACGGATGGGAAGGAGTATCCTCTCTATCGTTTGGAAATCTCCAGCGCTAGCCATCCGTTTTTCACAGGCAAAATGAAGTTTGTGGATACCACGGGACGAGTGCAGAAATTCCAGGACAAGTACAAGAACGCCCGCTATGCCCGTGGCAAAGGCCCCAGCGAAGGGGAAAAGAGCTAAGAAAGATCAAGTGCTTTTTGCATGTTGGGTCGTGCTGCGGTATCCCGCTAGTGTGTGATGTTCGACCTGCGGCGTAGAAGTTCAGGATAGACGACCAGTCTCAGCAGAATAGGAGTACAAAAAGTCCCTCCGTGGTGGTATGGTCCTTTCACTCAAACGTTCCCATGCCAGTGTAAGGTCAGGCTAACCGATTGATGCACACAGCACTGGATGAGAAACTGGCCCGCTACCGTGAGCTGGAGCAACAGTGGTACGATCCAGCCACAGCAGCAGATCCCGTACGCGCAGCCGCCGTTGCACGAGAGCGCGGCGCGTTGGCTAAAATTGTGGAGCCGTATTTGGAACTGCAAAAGCTGGACGCAGCCATTCAGGAAGCCCAAACCTTGGCTGATCAGGAGGAAGATGCCGAGCTTCGCGCCTTGGCTGAAGAAGAACTGGCTGCTTTGCGGCAACGGCGGGAGAAGATCTGGCAGCGTTTGGAAGAAGAATTGTTGATTGATCCGGCCGAAGATTTCTCGCGAGTGATCATGGAGATTCGCGCCGGCGAAGGAGGCGATGAAGCGGCCCTGTTTGCCGGTGATCTATACGGCATGTACATTCGCTATGCCCGTTCCAAAGGCTGGACCGTTGAGGATATTGCTCACCAGCCGGGGGATGCAGGTGGGTTCAAGGAAGTGATCTTTGCTATCGAAGGGGAGAACGTTTACCGTTATCTGCGGCACGAATCCGGCGGGCATCGGGTGCAAAGGGTTCCGGCTACGGAGACGATGGGTCGGATTCATACCTCCTTAGCCACTGTGGCTGTGCTGCCGGAGCCTGATGAAGTTCAGGTGGTGATCAAGCCCGAGGACATAGAATGGGAACGAATGCGTGCTGGCGGCGCAGGCGGACAACATGTCAACAAAACCGAATCGGCTGTCCGGATCTGGTATAAGAAAGGGACGCCAGAAGAGCTGGAAGTGAAATGCCAGGATGAACGAAGCCAGCACAAAAACTACGAGCGGGCCATGCGCATTTTGCGGACCCGCCTCTTCCAACGCCAGCAGCAGAAACTCCAGCAGGAGCGCGCCGATCTGAGGCGAGTCCAAGTCGGCAGTGGAGAGCGCGGCTCGAAGATCCGCACCTATCACTTCAAGGAAAGTCGCGTGACCGATCACCGTATCGGCTTGACCATTTACAAGCTCGACGAGATACTCGGTGGCAATCTGGACTTGATTATTGAGCCTCTACGCGAACACTGGAAGCGGCAAAAGTTGGCCAGTTTGGGGGCCTGACTTTCTATCTGCTCGGTATCCGCAAGAGGCGGAGTGAAGCCGTATCGAATCGCTTTCCCACTTACAAACGAGCACGACCCATGGCTGATTCCTCGCCATTAGCTCCAGCTTCCTCGTCAACTCCCACGCCGACGACCCCCGGTGAAACAGTCTGGACTATCCAGGCCTTACTGACCTGGACGACTGACTATCTGACCCGCAAGGGGGTGGAATCGCCGCGGACGGAGGCTCAGCTTCTGCTAGCCCATGTTCTGGGCTGCAAACGTGTAGACCTGCTGGTGCGCTACGACGAGGTGCCCGGAGAAAATCACCGCCGTCAATATCGGGAACTGATCCAGCGGCGGGTGGCAGGTTGGCCTACAGCTTATCTCATCGGAAGTCGCGATTTTTATCTGCTGACCTTCGAGGTGACGCCCGCTGTACTGATCCCTCGACCCGATACGGAAACTTTGGTGCTGGAAGCCCTCAAAATCCTCAAGCCGATGAAGGCGCCCCGTGTCTGGGATATCGGTACAGGTTCGGGATGTATCGCGGTGAGTATTGCTCATCAGAAAAAGGATGCGCAGGTCACGGCAAGCGATATTTCGCCGGATGCCCTGGAGGTCGCACAGCGCAATGCACTGCGTCACGGTGTGGCCGAGCGAGTTCGTTTCCTCTGCGGGGATCTGGCGGCGCCAATTCCGCCGGGTGAGGTGTTTGATCTAATTGTGAGTAATCCGCCCTATGTGGCCCAAGGTGAGCTGGCACAACTCGCCCCGGAAGTGCGCGACCATGAACCGCGGATCGCCCTTGATGGAGGAGCCGACGGCTTGGCGTTCTATCGCCGCCTCGCCGGAAGTGTTGCACCGTACCTAGCCCTCGGGGGTTGCATGCTTCTGGAAATTGGTGCCGGACAGGAGAGCGCGGTCCAAAACATCTTCGCTGATTTCCCTCAATGGCAGGTGGGGCCGACCTTCAAAGATATGGCAGGTCATCCGCGGGTGGTGGCTTTCCGCCGACAGGCATGAAAGAAAACATGTTACGGCTCAAATAGGGAGGGTGATTATCCCTTGACAATAGCCG
The Thermogemmata fonticola genome window above contains:
- the prmC gene encoding peptide chain release factor N(5)-glutamine methyltransferase; translation: MADSSPLAPASSSTPTPTTPGETVWTIQALLTWTTDYLTRKGVESPRTEAQLLLAHVLGCKRVDLLVRYDEVPGENHRRQYRELIQRRVAGWPTAYLIGSRDFYLLTFEVTPAVLIPRPDTETLVLEALKILKPMKAPRVWDIGTGSGCIAVSIAHQKKDAQVTASDISPDALEVAQRNALRHGVAERVRFLCGDLAAPIPPGEVFDLIVSNPPYVAQGELAQLAPEVRDHEPRIALDGGADGLAFYRRLAGSVAPYLALGGCMLLEIGAGQESAVQNIFADFPQWQVGPTFKDMAGHPRVVAFRRQA